TCCACCACGGGCGAGACGCATGAATCATTCGATGACAATTGGCACAGACCAGTGCTAGGTCGCGGAGCTTGGTAGTTGCACCACATTCAAGCAGCGATACGGGTAGGGTGTGGTGGCACTCGATAAATCCGCGTCCGCGTTCGCCATAGACCGCCTCAAAGTTGAAACCGCAGACCTCGCAGACAAGGCAGCCGTCCTTATTAAGGGCGCTGGCCTTCTTCCTTTCGATTAGCCTGCGGTTCCGTTCACGACTTCTATGGATACGGACTAATAGGCGGCCTTCGGGAGCCTCGAAGTCATCTTCACCAGGCGAAGGTATTTCTTCTGAAGCTGCGGCGCGAACGATATTCGCTACAATACGCCGCAAATCGTGTTGCCTGTTCTCAAACTCCTTCCAGACTTCAGCTTCCAGTCTATTTCCTCGCTGAAGCCCAACCTGGTGTTTCGACTGATAGTATGAATCATGTCGTCTGAAGTTTAGTAGTTTCATCGAAACGCCGTTAGCATTACGCAATGTATCGCTTCCGGTTATCCCGAGCGCCTTCGCAACTCGTCCAATTTGCCCGGTAAGTTCCTGGACAGACGGTTTGCTTGGATCAGGATTTTCACGAGGGTGACGGAAATAGTAGTCCAGGGCGAGAAGTAATTCATCGCGTGTCCATACTGGGTTGCGCTTCTGGCGCTGAGTTTCGGTAACCATTCCTTCACCATAATATCTTGGGCTGTCCCTAGCTTACTCTAAGCGGTAACGAGGCGCGCACAAGCGGGAACGGAAGTGTTCATTCGGAAATAAAGAAAGCCCCGATGCGTCAGCACCGGAGCCTTCATTAGCCAGAGAAATTGCGGCGCCGCACCCCAGAGAAAAATAGAGGCCGTGCCGTGACGGTGTTTTCGGCGATATGAACTAGGCACTGACCGTTTTATCCCAACACGTTTGGCGGTTTGGCGACCGCCGAGTGTGTCGGACAGTATGCTATGGTTATACCCTGATCTTTGATAATCGTTTCATGGATTGCGATAGCTATATGACTCTTTAGTCATTTTAAGCCAGCGTTCAAATGTTGCTGGATCGTCAGTCCATGACTTGAATTCTTGCTCATTCCTTAGATTTGCCGCGGCGATCAGATGGCAAATAGTATGAGTTGCTTTGTCCTGCGACACCTCGCCTGATTTATGGGCTTCAAGAATCTTTCCGATAAGATTTTCAAGATTATCGAAGTTGATTTTCATATGGTTCCCTCGTTTCTTGGTCCTGCCCAAACCGGGTGACGATCTGGACAGCAACTCTATAAATGCATCGGCGGATTATTGCCAACCGGGTTTCTGGTTACGCCGCTTCCTCGACCTCGTAGACCTGCCGCAAGACGCGCTCATAGTCGCCAAGCGCGACTTCAAAGGCCGCGCGTGCCTGTTCCAGCATCTGATCCACGGTCAGGTCGTCATTGACGACAAACATCGCGTCAAACCCGGCATCCGGGTGCTCGATCATGACTTTGCCGATATTCGTTTTCATCGTTCGTATCCTTGTATCTGGGTTCGAAGCTTCATGCCTCGACACACAGATTCTATACGCGGGTGATTCGGGTGCGCAACAGGGATTTTCTATCTAACCATAGGAATATAAACGATTTTACGTAAGTAAGCGCTTACGTAAAGATGGTGCCCGACAGGTTCATCCGATTTTTCCACGGATGGATTCCGGCGCGATGCCAATATTGGCCAGCCTCTTGATGGCGGCATCAGTCACGTCACCGGCGGTGCGGTGATCCGCTGCAACCGCCGCCTGATCCGGGTGCGGTTCAATCGATAGGCCGGATTGAAAAACGGCTTCGCGGGCATCCTGCCGGTCGGCGTGCCGTCCTTGTGCTGGCGCTCATCGGTGCCGCCCTCGACCAGATGACTGTGGCGGGTGTCGCTGTCACCGGACGTAACGAGCACCTCGTATTCGCCAGCCTTACGCTGACCGCCATCGGCAGAATGTGCGGGCGTCGTCTCACCGGGGCCGGTGACATGGATGGACTCGATCAGGTCGCCACTGCGCCGGGACGATTCAGCAAGCTGGCGCATGTCGGCGGCAAGTTCCTCGCCGGACTTGACCAGTGCAGGGCGCAGCTTCTCGGCAGCCGCGATCTTGGCGCGTTCGAATTTCCGGGCGATATCATCGGCACCGATGACGTATTGACGACGCTGTGCCATCAGCTTGCCTCCGCGACATGACCGGTGATGCGGTCTTTCAGCGGCGACAGCAGGTCGGTCACGCCATAGGGCAGCGAATACGGATTGGCGAAGGTGACGCCCTCGCGGTTCTCATACTGATGGGCGATCAGCAGCAGTGCCGCTTGAATCATCAGGGCGTTGGTTTCGTCAAAGGTCGCGCCGGTATAAGCCGCAACCCATGCAGCGGCTACGTTGCTGTAATGGGTCAAAAGCCGGTCGTCGTCGCTATGGTCAAGATTCAGATGCGACCGGATCAGGTCGAGGGACAGGGCAGGCATACAAGGAAACTCGCAACAAACATAGATAGGCTTGAATATAACATCCAATCGTTGCAACCGCAACGATCAGAAAAATCTATTTCGACCGTATCTTGTGTGCGCCTCACATCGCCGGTTCTGTGATAGAGAGCAAAATCCCAGACTATCCCGGGGTTTGCTTTTCCTCCCATTCTAGTTCGACAACGTTACGAACAAATCTAGAAAACTCTGGAATAGAATCTAATTGAAACGGAATGATATTGTCGTAAAATGCCCATCCCACGGTAGGTCGTAAATTGGCTGAAGCACCCGCCAAATAGGCTTGGACTGTCCTTTTGCTTAGCTTGTTTAACTCGCCATCAGAGTTTGCCAATTCAATAAATTTTTGAGCCTCAGATAACACTTCACTTTCCGGAGATATCTCTAATGCTAAGTCCTCCAAACTTCCCGCTTCTTTAGGTCTTGGGAAGGAGTAAAAACTGAATTTCTTTCCGTTCGCAATTTCGGTATCTCCCGCTAATACTCTAGGGAGTCCATTTTTCTCAAAGTTTCTGATTGCCTCGTCACGGCAAGAGTCTGCATTATTGTCTGCATCAACGATAACAGCGAGTGATTTCACCGTTGAACTGAAATGAGCAGACTTTATAACTAACGATAGATGCGTCCAAACGGAGCTTTTCCCACCGCAAACGATCACACGGCATATATTCTGCTCGACTTCCAGCTGCTCTAACACGCGATCAAGAAATATCGCGTCATCCTGCCCCTCAACCAATATAAGAATAGCATAGTTATATTCGGGTTTCTTTGAGTCGAAATATTTTCCTTTCATCACCGAATCTCCACATTTAGATCCAGCGCACTATGGACTTCGTCGGTGCTGTAAGTCACACATTTATGAAATTCATCAAATTCATCA
This region of Paracoccus saliphilus genomic DNA includes:
- a CDS encoding HK97 gp10 family phage protein — encoded protein: MAQRRQYVIGADDIARKFERAKIAAAEKLRPALVKSGEELAADMRQLAESSRRSGDLIESIHVTGPGETTPAHSADGGQRKAGEYEVLVTSGDSDTRHSHLVEGGTDERQHKDGTPTGRMPAKPFFNPAYRLNRTRIRRRLQRITAPPVT
- a CDS encoding DUF3226 domain-containing protein, with amino-acid sequence MKGKYFDSKKPEYNYAILILVEGQDDAIFLDRVLEQLEVEQNICRVIVCGGKSSVWTHLSLVIKSAHFSSTVKSLAVIVDADNNADSCRDEAIRNFEKNGLPRVLAGDTEIANGKKFSFYSFPRPKEAGSLEDLALEISPESEVLSEAQKFIELANSDGELNKLSKRTVQAYLAGASANLRPTVGWAFYDNIIPFQLDSIPEFSRFVRNVVELEWEEKQTPG
- a CDS encoding head-tail connector protein, which gives rise to MPALSLDLIRSHLNLDHSDDDRLLTHYSNVAAAWVAAYTGATFDETNALMIQAALLLIAHQYENREGVTFANPYSLPYGVTDLLSPLKDRITGHVAEAS
- a CDS encoding HNH endonuclease — translated: MVTETQRQKRNPVWTRDELLLALDYYFRHPRENPDPSKPSVQELTGQIGRVAKALGITGSDTLRNANGVSMKLLNFRRHDSYYQSKHQVGLQRGNRLEAEVWKEFENRQHDLRRIVANIVRAAASEEIPSPGEDDFEAPEGRLLVRIHRSRERNRRLIERKKASALNKDGCLVCEVCGFNFEAVYGERGRGFIECHHTLPVSLLECGATTKLRDLALVCANCHRMIHASRPWWTLEQARAALGHA